A part of Candidatus Hydrogenedentota bacterium genomic DNA contains:
- a CDS encoding GNAT family N-acetyltransferase, which produces MQQLRVHRVRLSEGRLTLRPMTERDWETIRPWNNDPEVLYYWEGDDVTSRPIEAVQELYRTVSQSAYIFIIELDDVPIGDCWLQEMNLPEILDRYPGMDLRRIDLAIGKKELWGKGWGSRVIGLLTRFGFQKCGADAIFGCGVGDHNPRSRRAFEKNGYKIIHTVPQPPGRKAGFTFNLMLTRERYYKLRETISEPK; this is translated from the coding sequence ATGCAACAACTGCGGGTCCATCGCGTGCGCTTGTCGGAGGGTCGTCTCACCCTCCGCCCGATGACCGAACGCGACTGGGAAACCATCCGCCCGTGGAACAACGACCCGGAGGTGCTCTATTACTGGGAAGGCGATGACGTAACAAGCCGCCCCATCGAAGCCGTGCAGGAGCTCTACCGCACGGTCTCGCAGAGCGCGTACATCTTCATCATCGAACTGGACGACGTCCCGATTGGCGACTGCTGGCTGCAGGAGATGAACCTGCCCGAAATCCTGGACCGCTACCCCGGCATGGACTTGAGGCGCATCGATCTCGCCATCGGCAAGAAAGAGTTGTGGGGCAAGGGCTGGGGGAGCCGCGTTATCGGCCTGCTCACGCGGTTCGGATTCCAGAAATGCGGAGCGGATGCTATCTTCGGGTGCGGCGTGGGCGATCACAACCCCCGCAGCCGCCGCGCATTCGAAAAGAACGGGTACAAGATCATCCACACCGTTCCTCAACCTCCAGGCCGCAAAGCCGGGTTCACCTTCAACCTCATGTTGACGCGCGAGCGCTACTACAAACTCCGCGAGACGATCTCAGAACCAAAGTGA
- a CDS encoding heparinase II/III family protein, producing MLVRFTRSSLTGGLFIAVAVPMLLARAAAGVENQEVLRLPVPINCAEAIIEPFWSEGVSGFSKWTVEDGAAHGLYIHQHWFTVDFEWGRKPAQGPALRMWRDFNVDCSRYNRLILRMVGPRDAVMHIRVETDKGARETSSQPFAGEEIEIFLDLEGAQVIHRITLELEARQEGSAVGWLRWVGLQHTERLKDYFAQWDMRGVSWENQLKAPSYEPSFEPLYGIFLTPEELAAKRQEHEKDMAGKGKSRYSQLAEAAKSYDFERGIEEFARSGGDNKGEGRTRDAERFPMPGSPGLAEAALVVRDAGALRAAARYALCLAACQYWDDGFMAYYTGSDWDNRAFRRSYITEDVAYLADAAGEMFTENGRLYLMRRLAEEGVGRINFVLWRHEYVFHCNQLGFFNTGRMAAYLVMERQWPRVRPYTDLAYDDIVDNLNLVIQPDGGYLETPSYFGSTSNRNLRTIEWYARARGKDATALTPEPLTRTGNYAAVIMSTTDREIIPYGDSDLDMGGETLERMHAMLPGSYWTSLYNKCRVRNGMPPLEISGPALPAFISLPDTGLMASVRELGGQPVKLFLMGYRVGCEHTHEDIGSFVLEFGGQSFAADLGICTYSDPIHHVYKQAQRHNMLAPYGTPDRPHPVRPLPVDVKPAGEGDEMRFKARLDATAGWDGFYKKWVRQWESPSPDTLIIRDEYELGKGDGVEFYWQTMLPCRLDGQTLTIAGDKGTVTIAAPEGTSVRLETLPLHGGESHQRIAIRKEGTSGSVEVLARLAPKTL from the coding sequence ATGCTTGTTCGATTCACCCGCAGTTCCCTGACCGGCGGCCTTTTCATCGCGGTTGCGGTCCCGATGCTTCTGGCGAGGGCAGCGGCCGGCGTTGAAAACCAAGAAGTGTTGCGCCTGCCCGTGCCCATTAATTGCGCCGAGGCCATCATCGAGCCGTTCTGGTCGGAAGGCGTGAGCGGATTTTCGAAATGGACGGTCGAGGACGGCGCCGCCCATGGCCTCTACATTCACCAGCATTGGTTCACGGTGGATTTCGAGTGGGGGCGGAAGCCCGCGCAGGGGCCCGCGCTCCGTATGTGGCGCGACTTCAACGTTGACTGCAGCCGCTACAACCGTCTGATCCTGCGGATGGTGGGTCCGCGGGATGCCGTCATGCACATTCGGGTAGAAACCGACAAGGGCGCGCGCGAGACGTCATCCCAACCGTTCGCGGGCGAGGAAATCGAGATATTCCTGGACCTCGAGGGCGCGCAGGTCATCCACCGCATCACGCTGGAGCTGGAAGCGCGTCAGGAAGGCTCGGCGGTGGGCTGGCTGCGGTGGGTCGGGCTGCAGCACACTGAACGCCTCAAGGATTACTTCGCCCAGTGGGATATGAGGGGCGTAAGCTGGGAGAATCAACTCAAGGCCCCGTCTTACGAGCCGTCTTTTGAACCGCTCTACGGCATTTTCCTCACGCCCGAGGAATTGGCCGCAAAGCGCCAGGAACACGAGAAGGACATGGCCGGGAAGGGGAAATCGCGCTACTCCCAGTTGGCCGAGGCCGCCAAATCCTATGATTTTGAGCGGGGCATCGAAGAATTCGCGCGCAGCGGAGGCGACAACAAGGGGGAAGGACGCACGCGCGACGCGGAGCGGTTTCCCATGCCCGGCAGCCCGGGCCTGGCGGAAGCGGCCCTCGTTGTGCGCGATGCCGGCGCGTTGCGGGCGGCCGCGCGGTATGCTCTTTGCCTTGCCGCGTGCCAGTACTGGGATGACGGGTTCATGGCGTATTACACCGGAAGCGACTGGGACAACCGGGCATTCCGGCGTTCGTATATTACGGAAGACGTGGCGTATCTGGCGGACGCCGCCGGCGAGATGTTCACGGAGAACGGGCGCCTCTACCTGATGCGGCGGCTTGCCGAAGAAGGAGTGGGGCGCATCAACTTCGTGCTTTGGCGCCATGAGTATGTGTTCCACTGCAACCAGCTGGGGTTCTTCAATACCGGGCGGATGGCCGCGTACCTCGTCATGGAACGGCAATGGCCGCGCGTACGTCCGTACACCGACCTGGCTTATGACGACATTGTGGACAACTTGAATCTCGTCATTCAGCCCGACGGCGGCTATCTCGAAACGCCCTCCTATTTCGGTTCGACCTCCAATCGAAACCTTCGCACGATTGAATGGTATGCCCGTGCCCGTGGAAAGGATGCCACAGCTCTGACCCCTGAACCCCTGACCCGTACCGGCAACTACGCGGCGGTCATCATGTCCACCACCGACCGGGAGATTATCCCTTACGGCGATTCGGACTTGGACATGGGCGGGGAAACGCTCGAGAGGATGCACGCCATGCTGCCCGGCAGCTATTGGACGTCGCTCTACAACAAATGCCGGGTGCGCAACGGCATGCCGCCCCTCGAGATTTCCGGGCCGGCACTGCCCGCGTTCATCTCGCTGCCGGACACCGGTCTCATGGCGTCGGTACGCGAACTCGGCGGCCAACCGGTCAAGCTATTCCTGATGGGTTACCGCGTCGGGTGCGAGCATACGCACGAAGACATCGGCAGCTTCGTGCTCGAGTTCGGCGGGCAGTCTTTCGCGGCCGACCTCGGTATCTGCACCTACAGCGACCCCATCCATCACGTGTACAAACAAGCCCAGCGCCACAATATGCTTGCCCCGTACGGCACTCCCGACAGGCCTCACCCCGTCAGGCCGCTGCCGGTTGACGTGAAGCCCGCCGGCGAGGGCGATGAAATGCGGTTCAAGGCACGGCTCGACGCCACAGCCGGTTGGGACGGCTTCTACAAGAAATGGGTGCGCCAATGGGAGTCACCCTCGCCGGATACGCTGATCATCCGCGACGAATACGAGCTCGGCAAGGGAGACGGCGTCGAGTTCTACTGGCAAACCATGCTTCCATGCCGGCTTGACGGCCAGACGCTCACGATAGCCGGTGACAAGGGTACGGTAACCATAGCGGCGCCCGAAGGCACGTCGGTCCGCCTCGAGACCCTTCCCCTGCACGGCGGCGAATCCCACCAGCGCATCGCCATTCGCAAAGAAGGCACGTCCGGAAGTGTCGAGGTGCTTGCGAGGCTCGCGCCTAAGACATTGTGA
- a CDS encoding DoxX family protein: protein MALKESGKPQSRFALSAVSMWAFSILRIAVGWHFLYEGVVKLADPGWTSAWYLQSSQWVLADVFKWVAETPAALQVVDFLNMWGLVFIGLGLIFGFFTRLAGLAAIVLLGLYYAANPSLITLTPRGAEGNYLFIDKNLVELFALLALMFVPTGKFMGIDGLIANLRAKRREKREAGDSGRALDELDAVPRRAWLRHFATVPVAGGFALAFGKKHGWPSFEEQHLLAKTGGIDGLTSATMKKFEFAKLEDLKGAIPHGKIQNLELSRMILGGNLMGGWAHARDLIYVSQLVKSYHSRDKIFETFRIAEQCGINTILTNPILSQVINDYWKYEGGKIQFMSDCALGGDVVAGIKMSIDGGAHSCYVQGGIADNLVKEGKVDQIAEAFELIRQSGIPAGIGAHKMETVKACVEYGLKPDYWMKTLHHIDYWSARPQEQCDNIWCENPVETAAYMETLEQPWIAFKTLAAGAIHPTVGLPFAFKHGADFVCVGMYDFQLVENTNLFLDVWGKRDEGRTRPWRV, encoded by the coding sequence ATGGCTTTGAAGGAATCCGGGAAGCCCCAATCACGATTTGCTTTGAGCGCGGTGTCCATGTGGGCGTTTTCGATCCTGCGTATCGCCGTCGGGTGGCATTTCCTCTACGAGGGCGTCGTGAAGCTCGCGGATCCCGGCTGGACTTCCGCGTGGTACCTGCAATCGTCGCAGTGGGTGCTTGCTGACGTCTTCAAGTGGGTGGCCGAAACGCCAGCCGCGCTGCAGGTGGTTGATTTCCTGAACATGTGGGGACTGGTCTTCATCGGCCTGGGTCTGATCTTCGGTTTCTTCACGAGACTCGCGGGGCTTGCGGCCATCGTGCTGCTGGGGCTGTATTACGCCGCCAATCCGTCGCTCATCACACTGACGCCGCGGGGCGCCGAAGGCAATTACCTGTTTATCGATAAGAACCTCGTCGAGCTGTTTGCCCTTCTGGCCCTGATGTTCGTGCCCACGGGCAAATTCATGGGTATTGACGGGCTCATCGCCAATCTGCGGGCCAAGCGGCGCGAGAAGAGGGAAGCGGGGGACTCCGGAAGGGCGCTCGACGAATTGGATGCCGTGCCCCGGCGCGCGTGGCTGCGCCATTTCGCGACCGTGCCCGTGGCAGGCGGATTCGCCCTCGCGTTTGGCAAGAAACACGGGTGGCCCAGCTTCGAAGAGCAACACCTGCTGGCAAAAACCGGCGGCATCGACGGGCTTACCAGCGCCACCATGAAAAAATTCGAGTTTGCCAAGCTTGAAGACCTCAAGGGCGCCATTCCTCATGGGAAGATCCAGAACCTGGAACTCAGCCGGATGATCCTTGGCGGAAATCTGATGGGCGGCTGGGCACATGCCCGCGATCTCATCTATGTCTCGCAACTCGTCAAGTCATATCACAGCCGCGACAAGATCTTCGAAACGTTCCGCATCGCGGAGCAGTGCGGCATAAACACCATCCTGACCAATCCGATCCTCAGCCAGGTCATCAACGACTACTGGAAGTACGAAGGCGGCAAGATCCAGTTCATGTCGGACTGCGCCCTCGGAGGTGACGTCGTCGCGGGCATCAAAATGTCCATAGACGGCGGCGCTCATTCCTGCTATGTCCAGGGAGGCATTGCCGACAACCTGGTTAAGGAGGGAAAAGTTGACCAGATCGCCGAGGCTTTCGAACTGATTCGCCAAAGCGGGATTCCGGCGGGCATTGGCGCTCACAAAATGGAAACCGTCAAGGCGTGCGTCGAATACGGCCTGAAACCCGATTACTGGATGAAGACGCTGCACCACATCGACTACTGGTCCGCCCGGCCCCAGGAACAATGCGACAACATCTGGTGCGAGAACCCCGTCGAAACGGCGGCCTACATGGAAACCCTTGAGCAGCCCTGGATCGCTTTCAAGACCCTTGCCGCGGGCGCCATTCACCCGACCGTCGGGCTGCCCTTCGCTTTCAAACACGGCGCGGACTTCGTTTGTGTCGGCATGTACGACTTCCAGCTCGTCGAAAACACGAATCTTTTCCTTGACGTCTGGGGCAAACGCGACGAAGGCCGCACCCGCCCCTGGCGCGTGTGA